GAACAAACATTagcacagttcaaagtgattttcagcattatctagcaagtctagattaagatgaaatgtcttagagttggtaaaatctgatggtccttgtaatcttacacagaacagcctggttTAACTGTGTGGGGTTTCCGGCTGAAGGCCTGTAATTTATGacgttgaaacattccaaactgaaaggctgggtttttccatagattcaaatcatgttgctggaattcttctgcatttaTAATCTTacaacggtaactcagataactgctctgtacaattatagtgagcagaatatcacctcagaatgctattctgagatgcgggttggcgatgttttggtggcacgagagggacccacacaattttaggcaggtggttttaatgttgtggctgatcggtgtttatctttttaggttttattttaatgtgaagcAAAAATGTGCTATGAAGGTATCAGACATATGAAAATCTATAAAGTGTCGTTTTTAAGGAGTAACATTATAAAGTTTGCTGTATTGAATCCAAATTCAAACACtacttatatttatataactatatatatattctactatatataactataaccTATACTTATATAACAAATAACCTTCATTGAGAAATATTAACTGGAGTAAAAAGAGTATGAAAAATTGCCCCGGTTTCCATTTTTGTTCTTGACATGCTCATTCCAAATGTGCTTTTGttgattgttttctttttcaatttcTAGACAAAATGTCCACAAGCACGGTAATAAGTCCAGCCTCATCCAgtccaaagccacttacaactGTAAGCAGTCGGACTAACAGTAAGTAAGAAAGAACGAAGgaaaatcttttaaataaaattaaatgtgaagaaaaaaattattcgaCTTAAATCAGATATATGAAAATCTTTGAATGGTTAAAAACTTTGAGGTGTGACATTATTATGTTCACTGTATTAAAGCCTCAACAACAACTCCAAAGTCAATCCCTACTTCTTCCACCAAAAATACAAGTCTATTGACTAACATACCTACCAGCAATTTTGCTTTAACATCAAGACCAAACAAACTCACTGCAGCATCACCGCACGTTTTTTTTGGTgagcatttatttgcaaaatttaatttttaaagcataaaaaatGCCATGATTGCAAAATctacatttgattaattaaatattcCTCGATTAGATGTTATAGAAACACATGCATCTGCAATAAGAAGCAACTAAAGCCTTAATTAATCAATTATGAATGTACACAAGcccttaaaaatgtctgaatgtcattgcattacacAATctcaatgcattttaaattaattccaAATATCCAGTGGCAGATGCACacattttaagcaaaacatttaacaaaaagaaaaccatatctggacactttctggttatcAAACATAATGGAACATGACCCTAGTTACAGTTATTTGATGAACTTCACCTGTGGTACTTCTGCTGGGGTGCCTGTGTGAACTTCAGGGATCTACTAAAAATGACTTTGGCACCAGTGGGTTAAAGTAATCACAGAAATGTTTGTTCTTGTAAAAGACCTTGGATTATTTGTTTTCAGGTGCTACTtggtgacattcatacattttttagtGTCACTTAAAGCAATGTTCTGGGTTTAATGCAAGTTAaggtcaattgacagcatttctggcataatgttgattaataaataataataattaataaaaaagattattttgACCCAGCCctaaaatgaagcaaaattgtggttacagtaaggcacttcaAACAGAAGTGAATAGAGCCAGTCAACAAACAGTAGAATACACacactttcaaaagtatagccatgagACGTAAACATTGTACGTGTTAACAAAATGTTAGTGTGATAAATCGCTTGCTAAACTTATCTAGGTAAGATTATATCCAACATTACAaatttgttgtcatgatgacggTAAACACTGTAATGCTGGTGAATCCCTTGCAAGCGCCTTTCTGTAACCACAACCAATGGTAAAGCAATAATAAAACTAATACTTTTGTACAAGTACGTTTTgtacttttttatgttttgtctGTTTCCCATTAAGTGCCCAGTGAAAACCACAAGGATTCCAAAGAGAGTTCAGGTATATTCATTTctgttatattttaaatactcaaaccagcccatctggcaccaacaatcatgccatggtcaaaattactgtgataaatgtttttccccattctgatagttgatgtgtgaacattatctgaagctcctaaCCTGTATCTGTAGGTttactggtgttcctaataaagtgcttggtggGTGTATACAGCCATTGTATGAATAGCTGGTCTTGTGCAAGCCATTATGCATGTTTATTATTCAATGAGATATAGTGATGATCATCTTTCTCTTCACAGAAAAAAGATACCTATGGATTTTGTTGCCTGCTCTTTGTATTCTACTGGCAGCACTGATATTTTTGAAATTCAAGTGCAAAAAAGTCCAGAATTGGACAGGTGAAtgcataaaatatgaataaatccaATGCTAAATATTCTTAATTTTTTGTCAGCTACTGCATAAATAGTCATATATTGTCCCTGTTTCCAGAAATGACTGACAATGGAACAGAGAAGTGAGTGCCTTACATTTTAAACTAGAACTAGATAAACTAAATAAACTTCACTTTCCATACGATTTGATCGGACTGTCAAGAGTGAAGAAATGTTTACACAAAATTGGATGAACAAGGACAACAATAATGTGACATCATTGTAGCAAACTACTATTTGAAATATTGACCAATTCATGCCTTTTCGTATATTACCTTAGGCAGTATATTATGCCCTATTCATTAAGCAGCATCCTATTCCATGTATTAGCCATTGTCTAAAAACATTGATCTCATGATTTTGTAAATTGTAATAAAAGTGATAAACTGTgaaaatagttttaatatatttcaataatttGATGGCTTACATTGTCTTATGGGGTTTCTCTTTCATGTTACAGCGCTTCTTTTCAGAGGACAGAGACTAACAAAGATGGTGTATTGCTGTTAGGAATTAATAAGACAGCAATTGGAGAAGATAATAGTAGGTCACTTACATCT
The sequence above is a segment of the Xyrauchen texanus isolate HMW12.3.18 chromosome 2, RBS_HiC_50CHRs, whole genome shotgun sequence genome. Coding sequences within it:
- the LOC127653107 gene encoding uncharacterized protein LOC127653107 isoform X1 — its product is MDKRIAVFIFSCILLLKTAVGTNSAKPSSAPVSGATTFESSSASPEGANKGSDFDKPSSSPPTDKMSTSTVISPASSSPKPLTTVSSRTNMPSENHKDSKESSEKRYLWILLPALCILLAALIFLKFKCKKVQNWTEMTDNGTENASFQRTETNKDGVLLLGINKTAIGEDNSRSLTSLFMIHLHLCIWQTLLSKATYSALITGTIPP
- the LOC127653107 gene encoding uncharacterized protein LOC127653107 isoform X5; translation: MDKRIAVFIFSCILLLKTAVGTNSAKPSSAPVSGATTFESSSASPEGANKGSDFDKPSSSPPTDKMSTSTVISPASSSPKPLTTVSSRTNMPSENHKDSKESSEKRYLWILLPALCILLAALIFLKFKCKKVQNWTEMTDNGTENASFQRTETNKDGVLLLGINKTAIGEDNTR
- the LOC127653107 gene encoding uncharacterized protein LOC127653107 isoform X2 translates to MDKRIAVFIFSCILLLKTAVGTNSAKPSSAPGANKGSDFDKPSSSPPTDKMSTSTVISPASSSPKPLTTVSSRTNMPSENHKDSKESSEKRYLWILLPALCILLAALIFLKFKCKKVQNWTEMTDNGTENASFQRTETNKDGVLLLGINKTAIGEDNSRSLTSLFMIHLHLCIWQTLLSKATYSALITGTIPP
- the LOC127653107 gene encoding uncharacterized protein LOC127653107 isoform X4, yielding MDKRIAVFIFSCILLLKTAVGTNSAKPSSAPDKMSTSTVISPASSSPKPLTTVSSRTNMPSENHKDSKESSEKRYLWILLPALCILLAALIFLKFKCKKVQNWTEMTDNGTENASFQRTETNKDGVLLLGINKTAIGEDNSRSLTSLFMIHLHLCIWQTLLSKATYSALITGTIPP
- the LOC127653107 gene encoding uncharacterized protein LOC127653107 isoform X3, whose product is MVLNRREYSIIRRFARLNRMKTDQPIHFGGANKGSDFDKPSSSPPTDKMSTSTVISPASSSPKPLTTVSSRTNMPSENHKDSKESSEKRYLWILLPALCILLAALIFLKFKCKKVQNWTEMTDNGTENASFQRTETNKDGVLLLGINKTAIGEDNSRSLTSLFMIHLHLCIWQTLLSKATYSALITGTIPP